The following proteins are encoded in a genomic region of Trypanosoma brucei gambiense DAL972 chromosome 8, complete sequence:
- a CDS encoding translation initiation factor IF-2, putative, whose amino-acid sequence MFKPDLLLIMLSISVVCPHFILLESDGVSMRHTRFFQKRPCNAFYSLPSVMDVTSFVGFVRSCTNRLANFCEEDFLARNSSARCKSFDCNTRGKVREDLVPLLNLREKEVERAVWEEYGLRNERLATCIVPYQIATNIILKRLPDYVRRESAMELKREELRISRDATGFGSNRFIQWVEKDVYVSTGIDYLKRLHPRTFTRVPVIAVMGHTQHGKTTFLDTLQETNLRGEESRGSTQCLRAFTVPYIEGRRPTVTLLDTPGERTFTETRLHAQNVADFIALVVSVVDGVGSQTYETIKVALNVDNPVVVVLNKMDLFSNARKAAEAVSKTLIDLRGAGLNVTLVRSHRDLERLRADQSATEVLTDACDGAANLLQLFAPMKTIDHTYRGSRKNPCVDLSRSCVGVCVSAKGDRNIDLFWSVVELMTSAFPPKCMSRAADYTSHCCSIQGVVLESSKHLFDEEGFRTKKGVQDIVKRKDMTSRKQQSRFERNSVSVRINSSVNAVRNKMNSNNPTSSNCLVLTVVVREGCITKGMPFIVDQSKGYVDYMVDAYGNFVDRALPGTAVTLVDAHSTSGCPGAGTHVLSIPSVGERDRIFGYRRLLQWFVECFPSKLHLLRPRGMDVSFPHLGDYGQLKDTTSLEYQLLYGHAPKTHSPQLEVSENAKEHLPSVSHLGVRSIAEYMLEKNAEGESDKGRLPSQTASHVGVMSDGSKLHVERMWSQLQLESQPQSQEAYDEFVNSCIQVGVVFKVDSWHSARMLHREASKLGTRRIVFQVVGMRFGELLVDDVLFFGRAMKIVVCYRTPIGASAELDQYIEANDTWVLQTDDVSDIVSFLKWCAVALHKEHAADEFGSLGGASGSSYMLLSKDTSKGGRNTINGEGRRRRQLLLTPST is encoded by the coding sequence ATGTTTAAGCCCGATCTCTTATTGATCATGTTGTCAATATCTGTCGTTTGTCCTCACTTTATCCTTCTAGAAAGCGATGGTGTAAGCATGCGTCACACTCGTTTTTTTCAGAAGAGGCCATGCAATGCATTTTACTCACTTCCTTCGGTTATGGACGTAACCTCCTTTGTTGGTTTTGTTCGTTCTTGCACAAACAGGCTTGCAAATTTCTGCGAAGAAGACTTTCTCGCGAGGAACAGTTCCGCCCGCTGCAAGTCTTTTGACTGCAACACTCGTGGCAAAGTTCGAGAAGACTTGGTTCCACTGCTTAACTTGCGGGAAAAGGAAGTTGAGCGCGCTGTCTGGGAAGAGTATGGTCTCCGGAACGAACGCCTTGCCACGTGTATTGTACCATACCAGATTGCTACGAACATTATACTGAAGAGACTTCCCGATTATGTGCGAAGGGAATCGGCAATGGAGCTGAAAAGAGAGGAGCTCCGAATTTCCCGTGACGCCACTGGATTTGGGAGCAATCGATTCATCCAGTGGGTTGAAAAAGATGTGTACGTCTCTACCGGTATTGATTATCTCAAACGTTTGCATCCACGTACGTTTACTCGAGTTCCGGTAATCGCAGTTATGGGTCACACCCAGCATGGAAAAACTACCTTCCTTGATACTTTACAGGAGACCAACTTACGCGGCGAAGAGTCTAGGGGATCGACCCAGTGTCTAAGGGCCTTTACGGTCCCGTATATTGAGGGACGCCGCCCGACGGTTACTTTACTGGATACACCGGGTGAGCGTACATTTACTGAAACGCGTCTACACGCGCAAAATGTTGCCGATTTTATCGCTTTAGTAGTATCGGTGGTTGATGGCGTTGGAAGCCAGACCTACGAAACCATTAAGGTAGCGTTAAACGTTGATAACCCTGTCGTTGTCGTGCTCAATAAAATGGATTTATTTTCGAACGCTCGGAAAGCTGCTGAAGCCGTGTCCAAGACCCTTATCGATCTTCGAGGGGCTGGTTTGAATGTTACGCTAGTTCGAAGCCACAGGGACCTGGAGAGACTTCGCGCTGACCAATCCGCGACCGAAGTATTAACTGACGCGTGCGATGGCGCTGCAAATCTTCTTCAATTATTTGCTCCCATGAAGACTATTGACCATACTTACCGAGGTAGTAGGAAAAATCCCTGTGTTGACTTAAGCCGTAGCTGTGTTGGGGTGTGCGTTTCGGCCAAGGGCGACAGGAATATCGATCTTTTTTGGTCTGTTGTGGAGCTTATGACATCCGCATTTCCGCCAAAATGTATGAGCCGGGCGGCGGATTATACTTCGCATTGCTGTTCAATTCAAGGTGTTGTTTTAGAGTCGTCGAAACACCTCTTTGACGAGGAAGGGTtcagaacaaaaaagggtgTTCAGGATATCGTAAAGAGGAAGGATATGACTTCCAGAAAACAGCAATCTCGCTTTGAGCGGAACAGCGTGTCCGTACGTATCAACTCTTCCGTCAATGCTGTCCGTAATAAAATGAACAGTAATAACCCTACCAGTTCAAATTGCCTTGTGCTAACTGTTGTCGTCAGGGAGGGATGCATCACAAAGGGGATGCCCTTTATTGTCGATCAGTCCAAGGGATACGTGGACTATATGGTGGATGCCTACGGCAATTTTGTAGATCGAGCGTTGCCAGGAACGGCAGTCACCCTCGTTGATGCGCACAGTACCAGTGGTTGTCCGGGGGCGGGAACCCACGTCCTCTCAATTCCGTCAGTAGGTGAGAGGGACCGTATATTCGGTTACCGACGCTTACTCCAATGGTTTGTGGAATGTTTCCCCAGCAAATTACATCTTCTTCGCCCCCGGGGAATGGACGTATCCTTTCCTCATTTGGGTGATTATGGCCAACTGAAAGATACCACTTCTTTGGAATACCAACTGCTTTATGGGCATGCGCCGAAGACACATTCACCGCAATTAGAAGTATCGGAAAATGCAAAAGAGCACTTGCCATCTGTTTCTCATCTCGGCGTAAGGAGCATCGCTGAATATATGTTGGAAAAAAATGCGGAGGGCGAGAGTGATAAGGGTAGGTTGCCATCACAGACGGCATCCCATGTTGGGGTCATGAGCGATGGTTCTAAGCTTCATGTTGAGCGTATGTGGTCGCAATTACAGCTGGAGTCCCAACCCCAGTCTCAGGAGGCATACGATGAGTTCGTTAACAGTTGTATTCAAGTAGGTGTTGTCTTTAAGGTTGATTCGTGGCATAGCGCAAGAATGCTTCATCGGGAAGCCTCGAAGTTAGGTACTCGAAGGATTGTATTCCAAGTTGTGGGAATGCGGTTTGGGGAACTGCTGGTTGAtgacgttttgttttttggccGCGCAATGAAGATTGTGGTTTGTTACCGAACTCCTATCGGTGCGTCTGCCGAACTTGATCAGTACATCGAGGCCAATGACACATGGGTATTGCAAACGGATGACGTATCGGACATCGTTTCCTTCCTCAAGTGGTGTGCGGTAGCACTTCACAAGGAGCATGCAGCGGATGAATTCGGCAGTTTGGGGGGAGCAAGTGGTAGCAGCTACATGCTGCTTTCAAAAGATACCTCTAAGGGGGGGCGCAACACGATTAACGGTGAAGGAAGGCGCCGTCGACAACTTCTACTAACACCTTCCACATAA